A segment of the Aureimonas sp. SA4125 genome:
TGCCTTCTGGTTGCAGACCCGGTGGCTGGGCGGAAAAAGCTATGTGACGGTGACCGGCAAGTCGGATGCCGGATTGGTCGCGCCGCTTCCGCCGGCGATCCGGGTAGCCATGGTCGCGCTGATCGTGCCCTGGGTGCTGTTTACGGTCGGCGTCTACGCCATCGTCCTGGGTGGCGGCTTTGTCACCGATGTCGGGCGGATGGACCTCACTCCAACCGCCGGCCATCTCGTGACGGCGTTCTCGTTCGAAGTCGGGGTCGAGGGCTTGCGGCTTTACGGTTCAGCCTGGAATTCGATGCTCACCACCTTGCAGGTGTCCGCCATCGCCGCCCCGCTGACGACGATCATCGGCATCCTCACGGCGTGGCTGGTCATGCGCCAGGATTTCGTGGGCAAGCGCGCGTTCGAGTTCGGCACGATGCTGTCCTTCGCCATCCCCGGCACGGTGGTCGGTGTCTCCTATGTCGCCGCTTTCAACGTGCCCCCGGTGGACATTACCGGGACGATGTCGATCTTGATCATATGCTTCGTGTTCCGCAACATGCCCGTCGGGATGCGCGCCGGCATGGCAGCGCTGAGCCAGATCGACCGAAGCATGGAAGAAGCGTCGCTGACGATGGGCGCCGGCGGGTTCGCCACCTTGCGCCGTGTCGTGCTGCCGCTGATCCGGCCCGCGGTCTTCACCGCGCTCGTCTACAGTTTCGTCACCGCGATGACGGCGGTTTCAGCCGTGATCTTTCTCGTGTCGGCGCGCCACAACATGGCGACAGCCTACATCATGGGCCGGGTGGAAAATGGCGAATACGCCCTGGCGATCGCCTATTCGGCGATGTTGATGATCCTGATGATCGCGTGTGTCGCGGCGATCCAGGGGCTCGTCGGCAAGCGAAAGCTGGGCCGCAGGAGCCAGAGGCAGGCCAGCGGCGATACCGCACCGATCGCCGCCGCATGACAGTGCAAGGGAATCGCATGACCAAGACCGTGCCCGACACGGCGATCCAGTTCATCGACGTCGTCAAGCACTACGGCACGGCGACCGCCGTGGACGGGATCGACCTATCGATCAAGCGGGGCGAGCTGGTGACCTTTCTCGGCCCCTCCGGCTGCGGCAAGACGACCAGCCTTCGGCTCATTGCGGGACTGGAACTGCCGTCGTCCGGACAGGTGCTGATCGGTGGACGCGACGTCAGTCGCGACCCGGCCTCGGAGCGCAATGTCGGCATGGTCTTCCAGTCCTATGCCCTGTTCCCCCACATGACCGTGCTCGACAATGTCGCCTACGGCCCGGTGATCCGGGGCGAACCCAAGGCACTGGCGCGGGAAAAGGCGCGGTCCATTCTCGACCAGATCGGCCTGGGCGGCTTGCACGAACGGCTGCCGTCGGAACTGTCGGGCGGGCAGCAGCAGCGCGTGGCGGTGGCGCGCGCGGTCGTCCAACAGCCGGACGTTCTGCTCTTCGACGAGCCGCTGTCGAACGTCGATGCCAAGTTGCGCCGCCGCGTGCGCGCCGAAATCCGCGACCTGCAACGTCGGTTTGGCCTGACGGCCGTCTACGTTACGCATGATCAGGAAGAAGCACTGGCGGTGTCCGATCGGATCGTCGTGATGCGGGCGGGACGGATCGAACAGATCGGCACGCCCGAGGCCCTCTATGATCGCCCCGCGACCCCTTTCGTCGCCGATTTCATCGGGGATGCGAACCTCCTTGAGGGAAAGGTCGACGGCGGACGGTTCCGGGCCGGCATGCTCGACCTGCCGCTCGCCGGGCAGGACGGGATCGCGACCGTGTCGATCCGACCCGAGCGCATCCGCCTGACGGCGGGCGGCCCGGCGCAGATTGTCTCGGCGACCTATCTGGGCAGCCGCACCGAATATGTCGTGGCCCTGGGCCGCGAGGAACTGCTGGTGTCGCGTCCGATCGCCGAATCCGCTTTTCCTGCCGGCAGCGCCGTCAGTGTCGGGATCGATGCCGCCGACCTGACCCGCGTCGCCTGAAAACCCTCACCAAAGGACCCTCATGACCGACCCCGTCGCCG
Coding sequences within it:
- a CDS encoding ABC transporter ATP-binding protein codes for the protein MTKTVPDTAIQFIDVVKHYGTATAVDGIDLSIKRGELVTFLGPSGCGKTTSLRLIAGLELPSSGQVLIGGRDVSRDPASERNVGMVFQSYALFPHMTVLDNVAYGPVIRGEPKALAREKARSILDQIGLGGLHERLPSELSGGQQQRVAVARAVVQQPDVLLFDEPLSNVDAKLRRRVRAEIRDLQRRFGLTAVYVTHDQEEALAVSDRIVVMRAGRIEQIGTPEALYDRPATPFVADFIGDANLLEGKVDGGRFRAGMLDLPLAGQDGIATVSIRPERIRLTAGGPAQIVSATYLGSRTEYVVALGREELLVSRPIAESAFPAGSAVSVGIDAADLTRVA